The Longimicrobium sp. genome has a window encoding:
- the aroF gene encoding 3-deoxy-7-phosphoheptulonate synthase, whose protein sequence is MLVVMRHDATPEDIQGVVNTMEEMGYEARPMPGKQRTAIGLVGNDGKVNADRLESLSGVMEVIHVSQPYKQVSREWREENTIITLDNGTRIGGNEVVVMAGPCAVESEAQILGVARRLSAAGATILRAGAFKPRTSPYAFQGLGEPGLRLLARAREETGMAIVTEAVDPESLDLVAEHADIIQIGARNMQNFSLLRRAGRSGKPILLKRGMAATVKDLLMSAEYILAEGNGKVILCERGVKGFDTHTRNLLDLTAIPVVKSLSHLPIIADPSHGTGLRAKVIPMARAAVAAGADGLMIEVHPDPERAMSDGAQSLFPDQFDTLMDQIGTIAEAIGREMAEPLAAAPAR, encoded by the coding sequence ATGCTGGTCGTGATGAGACACGATGCGACCCCCGAGGACATCCAGGGCGTCGTCAATACGATGGAAGAGATGGGCTACGAGGCCCGCCCCATGCCCGGCAAGCAGCGCACCGCCATCGGCCTGGTGGGGAACGACGGCAAGGTCAACGCGGACCGGCTGGAGTCGCTCTCGGGCGTGATGGAGGTGATCCACGTCTCGCAGCCGTACAAGCAGGTCTCGCGCGAGTGGCGGGAGGAGAACACCATCATCACGCTGGACAACGGCACCCGCATCGGCGGCAACGAGGTGGTGGTGATGGCCGGGCCGTGCGCCGTGGAGAGCGAGGCGCAGATCCTGGGCGTCGCGCGCCGGCTCAGCGCGGCGGGAGCCACCATCCTGCGCGCCGGCGCCTTCAAGCCGCGCACCTCGCCGTACGCCTTCCAGGGGCTCGGCGAGCCGGGGCTGCGCCTGCTGGCCCGCGCCCGCGAGGAGACGGGGATGGCGATCGTAACCGAGGCGGTGGACCCCGAGAGCCTGGATCTGGTGGCCGAGCACGCGGACATCATCCAGATCGGCGCGCGCAACATGCAGAACTTCTCGCTGCTGCGCCGCGCCGGCAGGTCCGGCAAGCCGATCCTGCTGAAGCGCGGCATGGCGGCCACGGTCAAGGACCTGCTGATGTCGGCGGAGTACATCCTTGCCGAGGGGAACGGCAAGGTGATCCTGTGCGAGCGCGGGGTGAAGGGCTTCGACACGCACACGCGCAACCTGCTGGACCTCACCGCCATTCCGGTGGTGAAGTCGCTCTCGCACCTCCCCATCATCGCCGATCCCAGCCACGGCACGGGGCTGCGCGCCAAGGTGATCCCCATGGCGCGCGCCGCCGTCGCCGCCGGGGCGGACGGGCTGATGATCGAGGTGCACCCGGACCCGGAGCGCGCCATGTCCGACGGGGCGCAGTCGCTCTTCCCGGACCAGTTCGACACGCTGATGGACCAGATCGGCACCATCGCCGAGGCGATCGGGCGGGAGATGGCGGAGCCGCTGGCGGCGGCGCCCGCGCGCTAG
- the gpmI gene encoding 2,3-bisphosphoglycerate-independent phosphoglycerate mutase: MFPAHMRDPSDLSAHHPRAALVILDGWGLREPADDNAVTVANAPTWRHLWEEGGYPRARLTTHGPAVGLPPGQMGNSEVGHLNLGAGRVVMQSLQRIATSIETGEFAANEAFLQVIRGVKERGATLHLIGLIGPGGVHAVDEHLLALCELADREQVPNVRVHVFLDGRDTPPRSGRDYLTELFGRAGERGGCRVATLCGRYWAMDRDRRWDRVERAYRAMVYGEGLPIHDPIEAIEDAYETGETDEFVNPRVLVDASGAPAGLMRDGDGAIFFNFRADRARQLSRALADPGFTEFDRGPGAPRIELVTMTQYDGDFPFPAAFPPQPLQDKLSDVLAAHGLASFRTAETEKYPHVTYFFNGGVEDPPAGEDRRLVQSPGVATYDLQPEMSEPEVARGLVEAIRSQKYDVLVCNFANPDMVGHTGVMEAAVRAVEAVDEGLGQVLAACRETGTTLLMTADHGNCEQMWDPTTNGPHTAHTTNPVGIILVEPEGRRTATALHDGALCDVAPTILGLIGVPQPPAMTGKDLRER; encoded by the coding sequence ATGTTCCCGGCCCACATGCGCGACCCGAGCGACCTCTCCGCACACCATCCCCGCGCCGCCCTGGTGATCCTGGACGGGTGGGGGCTGCGCGAGCCCGCGGACGACAACGCGGTTACGGTGGCGAACGCCCCCACCTGGCGCCACCTGTGGGAGGAGGGCGGCTACCCGCGCGCCCGCCTCACCACGCACGGCCCGGCCGTGGGGCTGCCGCCGGGGCAGATGGGGAACAGCGAGGTCGGCCACCTGAACCTGGGCGCCGGCCGCGTCGTCATGCAGTCGCTCCAGCGCATCGCCACCTCCATCGAGACGGGGGAGTTCGCGGCCAACGAGGCGTTCCTCCAGGTGATCCGCGGGGTCAAGGAGCGCGGCGCCACCCTGCACCTGATCGGCCTCATCGGCCCCGGCGGGGTGCACGCGGTGGACGAGCACCTGCTGGCCCTCTGCGAGCTGGCGGACCGCGAGCAGGTGCCCAACGTGCGCGTCCACGTCTTCCTGGACGGCCGCGACACGCCGCCGCGCTCGGGGCGCGACTACCTGACGGAGCTCTTTGGAAGGGCGGGGGAGCGGGGCGGGTGCCGCGTGGCTACGCTCTGCGGCCGCTACTGGGCGATGGACCGCGACCGCCGCTGGGACCGCGTGGAGCGTGCGTACCGCGCGATGGTGTACGGCGAGGGCCTCCCCATCCACGACCCCATCGAGGCCATCGAGGACGCGTACGAAACGGGCGAGACGGACGAGTTCGTGAACCCGCGCGTGCTGGTGGATGCCTCCGGCGCGCCCGCGGGCCTGATGCGCGACGGCGACGGCGCCATCTTCTTCAACTTCCGCGCGGACCGCGCCCGCCAGCTCTCCCGCGCCCTCGCCGACCCCGGCTTCACGGAGTTCGACCGCGGCCCGGGCGCGCCGCGCATCGAGCTCGTCACCATGACGCAGTACGACGGGGATTTCCCGTTCCCCGCCGCCTTCCCCCCGCAGCCGTTGCAGGACAAGCTGAGCGACGTGCTGGCGGCGCACGGCCTGGCCTCCTTTCGCACCGCGGAGACGGAGAAGTACCCGCACGTCACCTACTTCTTCAACGGCGGCGTGGAAGACCCCCCCGCCGGCGAGGACCGCCGCCTGGTGCAGTCCCCCGGCGTAGCCACCTACGACCTGCAGCCGGAGATGAGCGAGCCGGAGGTGGCGCGCGGTCTGGTGGAGGCGATCCGGTCGCAGAAGTACGACGTGCTGGTGTGCAACTTCGCCAATCCTGACATGGTGGGGCACACGGGGGTGATGGAGGCCGCGGTGCGCGCCGTGGAGGCGGTGGACGAGGGCCTGGGCCAGGTGCTCGCCGCCTGCCGCGAGACGGGCACTACGCTCCTCATGACCGCCGACCATGGCAACTGCGAGCAGATGTGGGACCCCACCACCAACGGCCCGCACACCGCGCACACCACCAACCCGGTCGGCATCATCCTGGTGGAGCCGGAGGGCCGCCGCACCGCCACCGCCCTCCACGACGGCGCCCTGTGCGACGTAGCGCCCACGATCCTCGGCCTCATCGGCGTCCCGCAGCCACCGGCGATGACGGGCAAAGACTTGCGGGAACGCTAG
- a CDS encoding BON domain-containing protein, with protein MAQEFNPFDLTDMTDDEIYDVVVQHLGEYPELDMGWINVSVQGGRVTLSGRVSSDGEASIAAQALTDVVGVAELDNQLIVDELHRGEAPEAADDAFTQDVEVDDQMGEPNLVYQSDTAGHLMEDLEQQTYGTHDAGLAAEEGIPYEPPTRPVPDGYGSREDH; from the coding sequence ATGGCTCAGGAGTTCAACCCGTTCGACCTTACGGACATGACCGACGACGAGATCTACGACGTCGTCGTGCAGCACCTCGGCGAGTATCCCGAGCTGGACATGGGTTGGATCAACGTCTCCGTGCAGGGTGGCCGGGTGACGCTCTCCGGCCGCGTCTCCAGCGACGGCGAGGCATCCATCGCCGCGCAGGCGCTGACGGACGTGGTGGGCGTCGCCGAGCTGGACAACCAGCTGATCGTGGACGAGCTGCACCGCGGCGAGGCCCCCGAGGCCGCCGACGACGCCTTCACCCAGGACGTGGAGGTGGACGACCAGATGGGCGAGCCCAACCTCGTCTACCAGTCGGACACGGCGGGGCACCTGATGGAGGACCTGGAGCAGCAGACCTACGGCACGCACGACGCCGGTCTCGCCGCCGAGGAGGGCATCCCCTACGAGCCCCCCACCCGCCCCGTGCCCGACGGCTACGGCAGCCGCGAAGACCACTGA
- a CDS encoding BON domain-containing protein, with protein sequence MDGYDRGFRGRGGFGRGIDRNSYDYQYGANPEAYRPTGRGGMGGYGQQFGGQSFAGDEVGSNAGEFGQDRGGYYSGGQGGYGGAYSGPGYGGGFGGGASGGYGGGYGGYSGGQGYGGGYGQGFGGGTFIGAEGGASAGYGRDDDDLAGQDERFQGGYSGGFGSEFNREGYARRFAPQGYGEQFTSGGFARRFRPGYDGGSGYGDFQRGAFGGDYEAGNYGGFRGASGRGYGGYGADYGLDMGRYDVDYGGSFMGGVSRGAFGGYDAGYGDFGARSGGLGGGFGGGRGYDGGFGGYARGPFMPEEAYSRHPEYNQPSQRRGMDTVGYGYSGADEDLSDDQVLHAVRSRLQQDRWVDAGRINVEVEDGVVTLTGEVGDFMEARYAWDDAWETPGVHGVVNSLTVRTDLPHDPHGDVVPQSAGGHGLGGGDAGVGGAGGGYAGG encoded by the coding sequence ATGGACGGATACGATCGGGGGTTCCGCGGACGCGGGGGGTTCGGCCGCGGCATCGACCGCAACAGCTACGACTACCAGTACGGCGCCAACCCCGAGGCGTATCGTCCCACCGGGCGCGGGGGGATGGGCGGATACGGACAGCAGTTCGGCGGCCAGAGCTTCGCGGGTGACGAGGTCGGCTCCAACGCCGGCGAGTTCGGGCAGGATCGGGGCGGGTACTACTCCGGAGGGCAGGGCGGGTATGGCGGGGCGTACTCGGGTCCGGGGTACGGCGGCGGGTTCGGTGGCGGGGCCTCCGGTGGCTACGGCGGAGGATACGGCGGGTACTCGGGCGGCCAGGGGTATGGCGGCGGGTACGGACAGGGCTTCGGCGGCGGCACCTTCATCGGGGCCGAGGGGGGCGCGAGCGCGGGGTACGGGCGCGACGACGACGACCTCGCGGGGCAGGACGAGCGCTTCCAGGGTGGCTACTCCGGCGGGTTCGGGTCCGAGTTCAACCGCGAGGGGTACGCGCGGAGGTTTGCGCCGCAGGGTTACGGCGAGCAGTTCACGAGCGGGGGGTTCGCACGGCGGTTCCGCCCCGGGTATGACGGCGGGAGCGGCTACGGCGACTTCCAGCGCGGCGCGTTCGGCGGCGACTACGAGGCGGGCAACTACGGCGGCTTCCGCGGCGCGTCCGGGCGCGGGTACGGCGGCTACGGCGCCGATTACGGGCTGGACATGGGTCGCTACGACGTGGACTACGGCGGCTCCTTCATGGGCGGCGTCTCGCGCGGCGCCTTCGGCGGCTACGATGCGGGGTACGGCGACTTCGGCGCGCGCAGCGGCGGGCTGGGGGGAGGCTTCGGTGGCGGGCGCGGGTACGATGGGGGGTTCGGCGGATACGCGCGGGGGCCCTTCATGCCCGAGGAAGCGTACAGCCGCCACCCCGAGTACAACCAGCCGTCGCAGCGCCGCGGGATGGACACGGTGGGCTACGGCTACTCCGGCGCGGACGAGGACCTGTCGGACGACCAGGTGCTGCACGCGGTGCGCTCGCGCCTCCAGCAGGACCGCTGGGTGGACGCGGGCCGCATCAACGTGGAGGTTGAGGACGGGGTAGTGACGCTCACCGGCGAGGTGGGTGACTTCATGGAGGCCCGCTACGCCTGGGACGACGCGTGGGAGACGCCGGGGGTACACGGCGTCGTCAACTCCCTCACCGTGCGCACCGACCTCCCCCACGACCCGCACGGCGACGTGGTGCCGCAGTCGGCGGGGGGGCATGGGTTGGGCGGTGGAGATGCTGGGGTCGGAGGGGCCGGGGGCGGATACGCCGGGGGCTGA
- a CDS encoding ADOP family duplicated permease has product MGFLHGMRVRVRANLRRRQAEAELDDEFQFHLEMETERLAAEGLTSAEARRQARINFGGVTQHKETMRAERGIPLLESLWRDVRLAARGMRRNPGLAAGAVLSLGLAIGLNTAMFSFVNVLLYKPLPVPGGERMVEVALVKRGPPRPGPGPSVSYPDYLEYRGRTRTLQGLAVRRVAETAVRTAGGEPASRQVQLVSANLFQVLGARPARGRFFLPEEDRTPGTHPVVVVSHHYWRHTLNGDPRVLGRTLLLNRVPFTVVGVAPRGFRGAEVMEAFDLFVPLMMRGALEPGGAPASLGRDGAWGQMIGRLRPGVTPEQAQAELSGMAAALAPGRAADTGVEVRPIRGIRREMQQMIRPYLFAVMGMVVAVLMVAWSNVAGLLLARAEARRREVAIRLSLGAGRRALVRQFLVESGLMAAAGGALGFLLSLWKADTLQLLMGVPPSVRVELDFSPDWRVLAFASAASLGCALIFGLLPALQATRPEIARSLRGELSGRRRSLAGGAVVVQVAFAAVLLFGTGILVRGLVGTLWADTGMRTRGVIAASVRPAAYESTAGGEAFHDALARRLRARPGVEAVALASSPVLDCCPAQALVVIPGEDPARLADERRIAYNAVTPGMLEMLDVPLRRGRSIQATDTKGAPLVAVVSEATARRLWPGGRALGERFRIEDREFEVVGVAADARYVVSAEERPPYLLLSYAQNAETGLVWQTVVLARAREGAAHELPAIVRREAHALDREALVTSRTLDGTLYDALRAERVFGALLGVCAALALLLAAVGTYSLLAYMVARRTREIGVRLALGARAGDLRRLVVRRGVRLVALGAMMGVPLGVVAWRPLQPMFQRAAPADPLFYLAIALVLAAVAAAGSWIPAWRATRVDPMVALRLD; this is encoded by the coding sequence ATGGGATTCCTGCACGGTATGCGGGTGCGTGTGCGGGCGAACCTGCGCCGCCGCCAGGCGGAGGCGGAGCTGGACGACGAGTTCCAGTTCCACCTGGAGATGGAGACCGAGCGGCTGGCGGCGGAGGGCCTGACTTCCGCGGAGGCCCGGCGGCAGGCGCGCATCAACTTCGGCGGGGTGACGCAGCACAAGGAGACGATGCGTGCCGAACGTGGGATTCCCTTGCTGGAGAGCCTGTGGCGCGACGTTCGGCTCGCCGCGCGCGGCATGCGGCGCAATCCGGGGCTCGCGGCGGGCGCGGTGCTGTCGCTGGGGCTCGCCATCGGGCTGAACACGGCGATGTTCTCCTTCGTCAACGTGCTGCTCTACAAACCGCTCCCGGTGCCGGGCGGCGAGCGGATGGTGGAGGTCGCCCTGGTGAAGCGAGGTCCGCCGCGCCCGGGACCCGGCCCGTCCGTTTCGTACCCGGACTACCTGGAGTACCGCGGCCGCACGCGCACGCTCCAGGGGCTGGCCGTGCGCCGCGTGGCGGAGACGGCCGTGCGGACGGCGGGCGGCGAGCCGGCCTCCAGGCAGGTCCAGCTCGTGTCCGCCAACCTGTTCCAGGTGCTCGGCGCGCGCCCGGCGCGCGGCCGCTTCTTCCTGCCCGAGGAGGACAGGACGCCCGGCACCCACCCGGTGGTGGTGGTGAGCCACCATTACTGGCGCCACACCCTGAACGGCGATCCACGCGTGCTGGGGCGCACCCTGCTCCTCAACCGCGTGCCGTTCACCGTGGTGGGCGTAGCGCCGCGGGGCTTTCGCGGCGCGGAGGTGATGGAAGCGTTCGACCTGTTCGTGCCGCTGATGATGCGCGGCGCCCTCGAGCCCGGCGGCGCTCCCGCGAGCCTGGGCCGCGACGGCGCCTGGGGGCAGATGATAGGAAGGCTGCGGCCCGGCGTGACTCCGGAACAGGCGCAGGCGGAGCTATCCGGCATGGCGGCGGCGCTGGCGCCTGGGCGCGCCGCGGATACCGGCGTGGAGGTCCGGCCGATCCGGGGAATACGGCGCGAGATGCAGCAGATGATCCGCCCGTACCTGTTCGCGGTGATGGGGATGGTGGTCGCGGTGCTGATGGTAGCCTGGTCGAACGTGGCGGGGCTTCTCCTGGCGCGCGCCGAGGCTCGCAGGCGCGAAGTCGCGATCCGGCTTTCGCTGGGCGCGGGGCGCCGCGCGCTGGTGCGGCAGTTCCTGGTGGAAAGCGGCCTGATGGCGGCGGCCGGGGGCGCGCTCGGCTTCCTCCTGTCGCTGTGGAAGGCGGACACGCTCCAGCTCCTGATGGGGGTGCCCCCGTCCGTCCGCGTGGAGCTGGACTTCTCGCCCGATTGGCGCGTGCTCGCCTTTGCGTCGGCCGCCTCGCTTGGGTGCGCGCTCATCTTCGGGCTGCTCCCCGCGCTCCAGGCCACGCGTCCGGAGATCGCGCGCTCGCTGCGCGGTGAGCTTTCGGGCCGGCGGCGGAGCCTGGCGGGCGGCGCGGTGGTCGTGCAGGTCGCCTTCGCGGCTGTGCTCCTGTTCGGGACGGGCATCCTGGTGAGGGGCCTCGTGGGAACGCTCTGGGCCGACACCGGCATGCGCACCCGCGGCGTCATCGCGGCTTCGGTTCGGCCGGCGGCGTACGAGAGCACCGCGGGCGGCGAGGCGTTCCATGACGCGCTTGCGCGCCGGCTGCGCGCCCGTCCGGGGGTCGAGGCGGTGGCGCTGGCGTCCTCGCCCGTTCTCGACTGCTGCCCGGCCCAGGCGCTCGTGGTGATCCCCGGGGAAGATCCGGCACGGCTGGCGGACGAACGGCGGATCGCCTACAACGCGGTCACCCCCGGGATGCTGGAGATGCTGGACGTGCCCCTGCGGCGCGGCCGCTCGATCCAGGCGACGGACACGAAAGGCGCTCCGCTGGTGGCGGTGGTGAGCGAGGCGACGGCGAGGCGCCTCTGGCCCGGCGGCAGGGCGCTCGGCGAGCGCTTCCGCATCGAAGACCGCGAGTTCGAGGTGGTCGGCGTCGCGGCGGACGCCCGCTACGTGGTGTCGGCGGAGGAGCGCCCGCCGTACCTCCTGCTCTCATATGCGCAGAACGCTGAGACCGGGCTCGTGTGGCAGACCGTCGTGCTGGCGCGTGCCCGCGAGGGCGCGGCGCACGAGCTACCCGCGATCGTGCGCCGCGAAGCCCACGCTCTCGACCGTGAGGCTCTCGTGACCTCGCGGACGCTGGACGGGACGCTGTACGACGCGTTGCGGGCGGAGCGTGTGTTCGGTGCGCTGCTGGGCGTTTGCGCCGCGCTCGCGCTCCTGCTGGCCGCGGTGGGGACGTACTCGCTCCTCGCCTACATGGTCGCGAGGCGCACGCGCGAGATCGGCGTGCGCCTGGCGCTGGGGGCCCGCGCGGGCGACCTGCGGCGGCTGGTGGTGCGGCGGGGAGTGCGGCTGGTGGCGCTGGGGGCGATGATGGGAGTTCCGCTCGGCGTCGTCGCGTGGCGTCCGCTGCAGCCGATGTTCCAGCGCGCGGCTCCGGCGGACCCGCTGTTCTACCTCGCGATCGCGCTGGTTCTTGCCGCCGTGGCGGCGGCCGGGAGCTGGATTCCGGCGTGGCGCGCCACCCGCGTGGACCCCATGGTGGCGCTGCGCCTGGATTGA
- a CDS encoding PadR family transcriptional regulator translates to MDASSAEVLRGTLDLLILKTLSLEPMHGWGINQRIQQISRGILDVNQGSLYPALQRLEHRGLIESEWRVTELKRRAKYYRLAATGEQALQDETESWRRYVGAVEWILGTAPRCGAGGA, encoded by the coding sequence GTGGATGCGTCGTCGGCCGAGGTACTGCGCGGCACCCTCGATCTGTTGATCCTCAAGACGTTGTCGCTGGAGCCGATGCATGGATGGGGGATCAATCAGCGGATTCAGCAGATCTCGCGGGGGATCCTGGACGTGAACCAGGGGTCGCTGTATCCCGCGCTTCAGCGGCTGGAGCACCGGGGGCTGATCGAGAGCGAGTGGCGCGTGACCGAGCTGAAGCGCCGCGCGAAGTACTACCGGCTCGCGGCCACGGGGGAGCAGGCGCTGCAGGACGAGACGGAGAGCTGGCGGCGTTACGTGGGCGCGGTGGAGTGGATTCTCGGCACCGCTCCGCGCTGCGGCGCGGGGGGTGCCTGA
- the dnaX gene encoding DNA polymerase III subunit gamma/tau: MSRTALARTYRPRHFREVATQEHVSETLRSAVQKDRVAHAYLFCGPRGVGKTTLARVLAMALNCPNRGEDGEPCGACDSCVRIWAGRTSLDVVEIDAASNRGVDDARDLRDRAMYAPAEDRHKIYIIDEAHMLTREAWNALLKILEEPPPRVIFVFATTEPQKIQQAAPPILSRCQRFDFHRIATADLVGRLREVLDAEGLTAGDDVLLPIAQKADGGMRDGLSLLDQVLSFTEGTPTAEDVRRVLGLVGTEVYLELFGIIAERRSADVFRFVGRMLDEGYDLAEFYRGLADFLRALLITRLGGGEAESVPQYQREAVREMAGRFSPGDLLRMLSQVAELDADGRFRKSGEQRILIELLLLRFAYLESTVVLEDVLAALGGAPAGGTSRGNVQGGRPATEPAARPTAPVAPPPAPAPPPPAPEPVAYAPPAPAPRAPAPAPVVQAPAPTPAPAPAPVPVMHTPAPAYAPPAPAPAERPAVRERAVPPWERGAAAAAIAAANGHEEEMDLPPIPLPDEERGPAPSGHNLEPLPIPVPGTAELDPARVRRAWASMLQEGDGVPGGMSLFLRAARFTVQGNQVRVEFPAGSPVLERMGSAASRKPLEEAVSRRMGGAEVKLVFSAGQAASVEEPGGSRITAESAKKDRLRRLAEGEPTLAAAVQAWDLELVE, encoded by the coding sequence GTGTCTCGCACAGCACTCGCCCGTACCTACCGGCCCCGCCACTTCCGCGAAGTGGCGACGCAGGAGCACGTCTCCGAAACGCTGCGCTCCGCCGTGCAAAAGGACCGCGTGGCGCACGCGTACCTCTTCTGCGGACCGCGCGGGGTGGGGAAGACGACGCTCGCCCGCGTCCTCGCCATGGCTCTCAACTGCCCCAATCGGGGTGAAGACGGCGAGCCGTGCGGCGCGTGCGACTCGTGCGTGCGGATCTGGGCCGGGCGCACCTCGCTGGACGTGGTGGAGATCGACGCGGCCTCCAACCGCGGCGTGGACGACGCGCGCGACCTGCGCGACCGCGCGATGTACGCCCCGGCCGAGGACCGCCACAAGATCTACATCATCGACGAAGCGCACATGCTCACGCGCGAGGCGTGGAACGCGCTCCTCAAGATCCTGGAGGAGCCGCCCCCGCGCGTCATCTTCGTCTTCGCCACCACCGAGCCGCAGAAGATCCAGCAGGCCGCGCCGCCCATCCTCTCGCGCTGCCAGCGCTTCGACTTCCACCGCATCGCCACGGCCGATCTCGTCGGGCGCCTGCGCGAAGTGCTGGATGCCGAGGGGCTCACCGCGGGCGACGACGTCCTCCTCCCCATCGCGCAGAAGGCGGACGGCGGGATGCGCGACGGGCTCTCGCTGCTGGACCAGGTCCTCTCCTTTACCGAGGGGACGCCGACCGCCGAGGACGTGCGGCGCGTGCTGGGGCTGGTGGGGACCGAGGTATACCTGGAGCTGTTCGGCATCATCGCCGAGCGCCGCTCGGCGGACGTATTCCGCTTCGTGGGGCGCATGCTGGACGAGGGGTACGACCTGGCCGAGTTCTACCGCGGCCTGGCCGACTTTCTCCGCGCGCTCCTGATCACGCGGCTGGGCGGCGGCGAGGCGGAGTCGGTGCCGCAGTACCAGCGCGAGGCGGTGCGCGAGATGGCCGGGCGCTTCTCCCCCGGCGACCTGCTGCGCATGCTGTCGCAGGTGGCCGAGCTGGACGCGGACGGCCGCTTCCGGAAGAGCGGGGAGCAGCGGATCCTGATCGAGCTCCTCCTGCTGAGGTTCGCGTACCTGGAGAGCACGGTGGTGCTGGAGGACGTGCTGGCCGCGCTGGGCGGCGCCCCGGCGGGAGGCACGTCCCGGGGAAACGTCCAGGGCGGGCGGCCGGCCACTGAGCCCGCCGCCCGCCCCACTGCCCCGGTAGCGCCACCGCCCGCACCTGCTCCGCCGCCGCCCGCGCCCGAGCCCGTCGCGTACGCCCCGCCCGCTCCCGCGCCGCGTGCACCCGCGCCCGCACCCGTGGTGCAAGCGCCAGCCCCCACGCCTGCGCCGGCTCCCGCGCCTGTGCCCGTGATGCACACGCCCGCTCCCGCGTACGCGCCACCCGCGCCCGCCCCCGCGGAGCGCCCTGCCGTCCGTGAGCGAGCGGTTCCACCCTGGGAGCGCGGCGCCGCGGCGGCGGCGATCGCGGCGGCGAACGGGCACGAGGAGGAGATGGACTTGCCGCCGATCCCGCTTCCCGACGAGGAGCGCGGGCCGGCGCCGTCCGGGCACAACCTTGAGCCGCTCCCGATCCCGGTGCCGGGGACCGCGGAGCTGGACCCCGCGCGGGTGCGGCGGGCCTGGGCATCGATGCTGCAGGAGGGAGACGGCGTCCCCGGCGGGATGAGCCTCTTCCTGCGCGCCGCCCGCTTCACGGTGCAGGGGAACCAGGTGCGGGTGGAGTTCCCCGCGGGCTCGCCGGTGCTGGAGCGGATGGGGAGCGCCGCGTCGCGCAAGCCGCTGGAGGAGGCCGTTTCGCGCAGGATGGGCGGCGCCGAGGTGAAGCTCGTCTTCAGCGCCGGGCAGGCGGCCTCGGTGGAGGAGCCAGGGGGCAGCCGCATCACCGCGGAGAGCGCGAAAAAGGACCGGCTGCGGCGGCTGGCGGAGGGGGAACCGACCCTGGCGGCGGCGGTACAAGCGTGGGACCTCGAGCTCGTTGAATGA
- a CDS encoding YbaB/EbfC family nucleoid-associated protein produces MTNFQQILEMGQQVQARITQLQTELAQKTVSTSSGGGMVTATADGRGRIRAIKIDPTVVQAGDVEMLEDLVLAAVSEAQTRAQELYDEEMRRVSGGLSLPFPFPGT; encoded by the coding sequence ATGACCAACTTCCAGCAGATCCTCGAGATGGGCCAGCAGGTGCAGGCCCGCATCACGCAGCTCCAGACGGAGCTGGCGCAGAAGACCGTGTCCACCTCCAGCGGCGGCGGAATGGTGACCGCCACCGCGGATGGCCGGGGCCGCATCCGCGCCATCAAGATCGACCCCACCGTGGTGCAGGCCGGCGACGTGGAGATGCTGGAAGACCTGGTGCTCGCCGCCGTGAGCGAGGCGCAGACGCGCGCGCAGGAGCTGTACGACGAGGAGATGCGCCGCGTCTCGGGCGGCCTGTCGCTGCCGTTCCCCTTCCCGGGCACCTGA
- the recR gene encoding recombination mediator RecR, producing MSAIDELVGELARLPGIGRKTALRLAFHLLKAPEDEARKLSRAIQTVRERVRSCTECGNLTEQSPCEICRSTRRDGSTLCVVEEASDIMAIERTGEYRGVYHVLGGRLSPLDGIGPAELNVSPLLTRVGAGVVREVVLATNPSVEGEATALYLNKLIAPLGVRVTRIARGLPVGGDLEYADGVTIAEALNGRREL from the coding sequence TTGTCCGCCATCGACGAGCTGGTGGGCGAGCTTGCGCGCCTCCCCGGAATCGGCAGGAAGACGGCGCTGCGCCTTGCCTTCCACCTGCTGAAGGCACCCGAGGACGAGGCGCGCAAGCTGTCGCGCGCCATCCAGACGGTGCGCGAGCGGGTGCGCTCCTGCACGGAGTGCGGCAACCTGACCGAGCAGAGCCCCTGCGAGATCTGCCGCAGCACCCGCCGCGACGGCTCCACCCTTTGCGTGGTGGAGGAAGCCAGCGACATCATGGCCATCGAGCGCACCGGCGAGTACCGCGGCGTCTACCACGTCCTCGGCGGCCGCCTCTCCCCACTGGACGGAATCGGCCCCGCCGAGCTGAACGTCTCCCCCCTCCTCACCCGCGTGGGCGCGGGCGTCGTGCGCGAAGTCGTCCTCGCCACCAACCCGAGCGTGGAGGGCGAGGCCACGGCCCTCTACCTCAACAAGCTGATCGCCCCCCTCGGCGTCCGCGTCACCCGCATCGCCCGCGGCCTCCCCGTCGGCGGCGACCTGGAATACGCGGACGGCGTC